The following proteins are co-located in the Streptomyces asiaticus genome:
- a CDS encoding HpcH/HpaI aldolase family protein, giving the protein MATGRTSAQFIAALRNREQLIGYWSLLDSPIAAERLARVGYDYLAFDAQHGLFGYQGMLHNLLATDTKGSTAVGVVRVEANDLTYIGKALDAGASAVIVPMIDNAQDAADAVAAVRYPPLGRRSYGPMRAQLRIGPNPADAHDQTAVLAMIETADGLANVEEICRTPGLDGVYIGPSDLRLAIGGATSTDPAVQEEFEQALVRVRMAAEAVGIAAGIHNADGESAARRLAEGFTFATVASDVVHLQQIATSHLRAARGEAR; this is encoded by the coding sequence ATGGCCACCGGCCGCACCTCCGCCCAGTTCATCGCCGCACTGCGCAATCGCGAGCAGCTCATCGGCTACTGGTCCCTGCTCGACTCGCCGATCGCCGCCGAGCGCCTCGCCCGCGTCGGCTACGACTATCTGGCCTTCGACGCCCAGCACGGCCTCTTCGGCTACCAGGGCATGCTGCACAACCTCCTCGCCACCGACACCAAGGGCAGCACCGCCGTCGGCGTGGTGCGCGTCGAGGCCAATGACCTCACCTACATCGGCAAGGCGCTCGACGCGGGGGCGAGCGCCGTGATCGTCCCGATGATCGACAACGCTCAGGACGCCGCCGACGCCGTGGCCGCCGTCCGCTACCCGCCGCTGGGCCGCCGCTCGTACGGCCCGATGCGCGCCCAGCTCCGCATCGGCCCGAACCCGGCCGACGCGCACGACCAGACCGCCGTCCTCGCGATGATCGAGACCGCCGACGGACTGGCCAACGTCGAGGAGATCTGCCGGACCCCCGGCCTGGACGGCGTCTACATCGGCCCGTCCGATCTGCGCCTGGCCATCGGCGGCGCGACGTCCACCGACCCCGCCGTACAGGAGGAGTTCGAGCAGGCCCTCGTCCGCGTCCGCATGGCGGCCGAGGCGGTGGGCATCGCGGCCGGCATTCACAACGCCGACGGCGAGAGCGCCGCCCGTCGCCTCGCCGAGGGCTTCACGTTCGCGACGGTGGCGTCCGACGTCGTGCACCTCCAGCAGATCGCGACGTCCCACCTCCGGGCGGCGCGCGGCGAGGCCCGCTGA
- a CDS encoding phosphoglycerate dehydrogenase produces the protein MPTTLITTPTFARHSARPWQILEEAGAGPLRPREDTALPTAELLSHAAEADALIVGMDPITAEVMDAAPRLKVIAKHGVGVDTIDVAAAHARAIPVVCAPGSNSRAVAEYTFGLLLSAARSLTASHTAVAAGGWPKLFGPELHGKTLGIVGFGRIGRLLAGYARAFGMELLAHDPYVPEADVRAHGAEPAALDALLERADAVSLHTPPDPSGTPLLDRARLAAMKPGAILVNAARGGLVDERALADLLGSGHIGAAALDAFGTEPLPADHPLREAPRTVLTSHMAACTPEANQAMGAMVAEDVVRVLAGGEPRHPVR, from the coding sequence ATGCCGACCACACTCATCACGACACCCACCTTCGCCCGGCATTCGGCGCGGCCCTGGCAGATCCTGGAGGAGGCCGGAGCGGGTCCCCTGCGCCCCCGCGAGGACACCGCGCTGCCCACCGCCGAACTCCTGTCGCACGCGGCCGAAGCGGATGCGCTGATCGTCGGCATGGACCCGATCACCGCCGAGGTGATGGACGCCGCGCCCCGCCTCAAGGTGATCGCCAAGCACGGTGTCGGCGTCGACACCATCGACGTGGCCGCCGCGCACGCGCGCGCGATCCCGGTGGTGTGCGCGCCGGGCAGCAACTCGCGTGCGGTGGCGGAGTACACCTTCGGCCTGCTGCTGTCCGCGGCCCGCTCGCTGACCGCCTCGCACACCGCGGTGGCGGCGGGCGGCTGGCCGAAGCTGTTCGGCCCCGAGCTGCACGGCAAGACGCTGGGCATCGTCGGCTTCGGCCGCATCGGCCGCCTGCTGGCCGGCTACGCGCGCGCCTTCGGGATGGAGCTGCTCGCCCACGACCCGTACGTCCCCGAGGCCGACGTCCGCGCGCACGGCGCCGAACCGGCCGCGCTCGACGCCCTGCTGGAGCGCGCCGACGCCGTCAGCCTGCACACTCCGCCCGACCCGTCCGGCACCCCGCTGCTCGACCGCGCCCGCCTGGCGGCGATGAAGCCGGGCGCGATCCTGGTCAACGCCGCGCGCGGCGGCCTCGTCGACGAACGCGCGCTCGCCGACCTGCTCGGCTCCGGGCACATCGGGGCCGCGGCCCTCGACGCGTTCGGCACCGAGCCGCTGCCCGCCGACCACCCGCTGCGCGAGGCCCCGCGCACCGTGCTCACCTCCCACATGGCCGCCTGCACCCCGGAGGCCAACCAGGCCATGGGCGCGATGGTGGCCGAGGACGTCGTCCGCGTACTGGCGGGTGGGGAGCCGCGCCACCCGGTGCGTTGA
- a CDS encoding Nramp family divalent metal transporter, with protein sequence MSTTTDGATAAPPPAQADPYALRAEDARSAPETFRGRLRHLGPGLVLSAAVVGSGELITTTSLGAKAGFALLWLVIVSTAVKVWVQMELARWTILNGRPALDGFRDVGPRIGRLSWINWLWIGMDFAKMFQRGGIIGGTAAACSILLPIHGGSLSTSSLTIWAIIVTGAAILILQTGKYPVVERVEVVGITLKTIITFGLALALPFTAFGYGPEQFADGLSFQIPAGTVGIALAMFGITGVGADEMTTYTYWCLEKGYARWTGPDDGSEQRARRAEGWLKVMRLDVAVSWVVCTICTLSFYVIGASVLHPQGLVPEGNEMITTLSHIYTDTLGPWAEYLFLAGAIAVLFSVTVASSASVPRLWTNTLGLLGVVDWHDMRIRARTIRILTCCLPPVWMCIFLWVQSPVLMVQIGGIGGGIFLLAVVVAVWRLRYTGVPPRFRANPWLTAALVLSSVAIAFLGVYGVLDTLELTPGS encoded by the coding sequence ATGTCCACCACGACCGACGGCGCCACGGCGGCGCCGCCACCCGCGCAGGCCGACCCGTACGCGCTGCGCGCCGAAGACGCCCGCTCGGCCCCCGAGACCTTCCGCGGCCGACTGCGCCATCTCGGCCCCGGGCTCGTGCTGTCCGCCGCCGTCGTCGGCTCCGGTGAGCTGATCACCACCACCTCGCTCGGTGCGAAGGCCGGGTTCGCCCTGCTGTGGCTGGTGATCGTCTCGACCGCGGTCAAGGTGTGGGTGCAGATGGAGCTGGCCCGCTGGACGATCCTCAACGGCCGCCCCGCGCTCGACGGGTTCCGCGACGTCGGCCCCCGGATCGGCCGGCTGAGCTGGATCAACTGGCTCTGGATCGGCATGGACTTCGCCAAGATGTTCCAGCGCGGCGGCATCATCGGCGGCACCGCGGCCGCCTGCTCGATCCTGCTGCCGATCCACGGCGGGTCGCTGAGCACATCGTCGCTGACGATCTGGGCGATCATCGTGACCGGCGCCGCCATCCTCATCCTCCAGACGGGCAAGTACCCCGTGGTCGAGCGGGTCGAGGTCGTCGGCATCACCCTCAAGACCATCATCACCTTCGGCCTGGCCCTCGCCCTGCCGTTCACCGCCTTCGGATACGGCCCCGAGCAGTTCGCCGACGGGCTGAGCTTCCAGATTCCCGCGGGCACGGTCGGCATCGCGCTCGCCATGTTCGGCATCACCGGCGTCGGCGCCGACGAGATGACGACGTACACCTACTGGTGTCTGGAGAAGGGCTACGCCCGCTGGACCGGCCCCGACGACGGCAGCGAGCAGCGCGCCCGGCGGGCCGAGGGCTGGCTCAAGGTCATGCGGCTCGACGTGGCCGTCTCCTGGGTCGTGTGCACCATCTGCACCCTGTCCTTCTACGTGATCGGTGCCTCGGTGCTCCATCCGCAGGGCCTGGTGCCCGAGGGCAACGAGATGATCACCACGCTGTCGCACATCTACACCGACACGCTCGGCCCCTGGGCGGAGTACCTGTTCCTGGCCGGTGCGATCGCCGTCCTCTTCTCGGTCACCGTCGCCTCGTCGGCCAGCGTTCCCCGCCTGTGGACCAACACCCTCGGGCTGCTCGGCGTGGTCGACTGGCACGACATGCGCATCCGCGCGCGCACCATCCGCATCCTCACCTGCTGTCTGCCTCCGGTGTGGATGTGCATCTTCCTGTGGGTGCAGTCGCCGGTCCTGATGGTGCAGATCGGCGGCATCGGCGGTGGCATCTTCCTGCTCGCGGTCGTGGTCGCGGTCTGGCGCCTGCGCTACACCGGTGTCCCGCCCCGCTTCCGCGCCAACCCCTGGCTGACCGCCGCCCTCGTCCTGAGCAGTGTGGCGATCGCCTTCCTCGGGGTGTACGGAGTGCTCGACACCCTCGAGCTCACGCCCGGCAGCTGA
- a CDS encoding PadR family transcriptional regulator — translation MSAFRLSTTSYVVLGMIAMRGPSTLYDLKRAIGRSVGYFWNFPHAQLYAEPKRLQGAGLLDVHEEDTGRRRKIYTITEAGDAALRAWLAEPVKEHFELRDIAEIKLFFNELAEPDDVARLARDQIEQHERRIAEYEEMQRRYGGIEEVSSRMVTLELGLGMEYAAREFWRGVQERVERGEFSSMKRRPTAP, via the coding sequence ATGTCAGCATTCCGGCTCTCGACGACGTCGTACGTGGTTCTCGGGATGATCGCCATGCGTGGCCCGTCCACCCTCTACGACCTCAAGCGCGCGATCGGCCGGTCGGTGGGCTACTTCTGGAACTTTCCGCACGCTCAGCTGTACGCGGAGCCCAAAAGGCTTCAGGGGGCCGGGCTTCTGGACGTGCACGAGGAGGACACCGGGCGGCGGCGCAAGATCTACACGATCACCGAGGCGGGCGACGCCGCGCTGCGGGCCTGGCTGGCAGAGCCGGTCAAGGAGCACTTCGAACTGCGCGACATCGCGGAGATCAAGCTCTTCTTCAACGAGTTGGCGGAACCGGACGACGTGGCGCGCCTCGCCCGGGACCAGATCGAGCAGCACGAGCGGCGCATCGCGGAGTACGAGGAGATGCAGCGACGTTACGGCGGGATCGAAGAGGTCTCCAGCCGTATGGTCACCCTCGAACTCGGCCTGGGCATGGAATACGCCGCTCGCGAGTTCTGGCGCGGTGTCCAGGAGCGCGTCGAGCGCGGTGAGTTCTCGTCCATGAAGAGGCGGCCGACGGCCCCGTAA
- a CDS encoding AMP-binding protein — protein sequence MPGSAGGTGVAAQKLGAVSVPLSFRFGPSELAYCVSDAEPALVIADESTSALAQEALASVEAVPWIRSGDPAEATIERLARDQPDGPLDVRVSERDISVMLYTSGTTGRPKGMPRTHGAEYHASVAHLLQSGQSLFDTTLGVIPLFHTMGLRTLIATVVAAGTWVPQTRFDAEEMLDLIAHEQVSSLYLVPTRDWVYRRG from the coding sequence ATGCCCGGAAGCGCGGGCGGGACGGGCGTCGCGGCGCAGAAGCTGGGAGCGGTCTCCGTACCCCTGTCCTTCCGCTTCGGCCCCTCGGAACTCGCCTACTGCGTATCCGACGCGGAGCCGGCGCTGGTGATCGCCGACGAATCCACCTCGGCTCTCGCGCAGGAGGCGCTCGCCTCCGTCGAGGCGGTTCCGTGGATCCGCTCGGGAGACCCGGCCGAGGCGACCATCGAGCGCCTGGCGCGCGACCAGCCGGACGGACCGCTCGACGTCCGGGTGTCCGAGCGGGACATCAGCGTCATGCTGTACACCTCGGGGACCACGGGCCGGCCCAAGGGTATGCCGCGCACACATGGCGCCGAGTACCACGCCTCGGTCGCCCACCTGCTACAGAGCGGACAGTCGCTTTTCGACACGACGCTCGGCGTGATCCCGCTGTTCCACACCATGGGACTGCGCACACTCATCGCCACCGTTGTCGCCGCGGGCACCTGGGTTCCCCAGACGAGGTTCGACGCCGAGGAAATGCTCGACCTCATCGCCCACGAGCAGGTCAGTTCGCTCTACCTGGTGCCCACCCGCGATTGGGTGTACCGCCGTGGGTAG
- a CDS encoding IPT/TIG domain-containing protein, translating into MLLLADPQTLSATDAVARRSTLLLTPSVATIPVGGSPLGVTLTPDGGRAYVANQSSDDISVIDTATNTVTLTIAAPGGPRLLSFSPDGTLAYVTLFDTGSVGVIDTATNVLTTTIPVGAGTVQAVFTPDGTRAYVTCQTAGVVGVIDTATNSVTTTVTGLSLPTGAAVSPDGTRVYVPNAGDGTVAVIDTGTNTVSASILTGDVPILVALTPDGTRAYVSVAGENAVKVIDTVTNTVTAAIPVGNGPRMVAMSPDGTAVYVANLSSDTVTVIDTATNTAIDSIPVGNSPIGVAVSPDSSRLYVTDSADNTVSVIALTLMPGQGTTAGGTTVTIRGHNLASATAVHFGGAAATILSNTATSITVRTPPGSGAVPVTVTTPGGTAGFGTFVYRPAPLLSGISTTSTPYGGAGPAMGPVNGGGTAVITGVNLSGAMAVRFGSRQAVIQSVTDTAITVTVPSASAPGPVPVTVVTPGGTAGGLTFTYVAGPTVSGAVPTTGRTAGGTEVTLTGTGLATTDQVTFDGVVAPFTVVSDTTVTAIAPPHPAADNITITVTTLGGTTSWSGFSYQDPTI; encoded by the coding sequence ATGTTGCTCTTGGCCGATCCCCAGACCCTGTCGGCGACCGACGCCGTCGCACGGCGAAGCACCCTGCTGCTGACGCCGTCCGTTGCCACCATCCCGGTCGGCGGCTCGCCGTTGGGCGTGACGCTGACCCCGGACGGGGGACGGGCGTACGTCGCGAACCAGTCCTCGGACGACATCAGCGTCATCGACACCGCCACGAACACCGTCACCCTGACCATCGCCGCGCCCGGTGGACCGCGCCTGCTGTCCTTCTCGCCGGACGGCACCCTCGCGTACGTAACCCTGTTCGACACCGGCAGCGTCGGTGTGATCGACACCGCCACCAACGTCCTCACGACAACGATCCCGGTCGGTGCCGGAACTGTCCAGGCCGTGTTCACACCGGACGGCACCCGCGCCTACGTCACGTGCCAGACCGCCGGTGTCGTCGGCGTCATCGACACCGCCACGAACTCGGTCACCACCACCGTCACCGGTCTCAGCCTTCCGACCGGGGCAGCGGTCTCCCCGGACGGCACCCGGGTCTACGTGCCCAACGCCGGCGACGGCACCGTGGCCGTGATCGACACCGGCACCAACACCGTCAGCGCGAGCATCCTCACCGGTGACGTGCCCATCCTCGTCGCCCTCACACCGGACGGCACCCGCGCCTACGTCAGCGTCGCCGGGGAGAACGCAGTCAAGGTGATCGACACCGTGACCAACACGGTGACCGCCGCCATCCCCGTGGGCAACGGCCCTCGTATGGTGGCCATGAGCCCGGACGGGACCGCCGTCTACGTGGCCAATCTCAGCTCCGATACCGTCACGGTGATCGACACCGCCACCAACACCGCCATCGACAGCATCCCGGTGGGAAACAGCCCGATCGGCGTCGCGGTCTCCCCGGACTCGTCCCGCCTGTACGTCACCGACAGCGCCGACAACACCGTCAGCGTGATCGCACTGACCCTGATGCCCGGTCAGGGCACAACCGCGGGCGGGACCACCGTGACCATCCGCGGTCACAACCTGGCATCCGCCACCGCGGTGCACTTCGGCGGCGCCGCGGCCACGATCCTCTCCAACACCGCGACCTCGATCACCGTCAGAACCCCGCCCGGATCGGGCGCGGTCCCGGTGACGGTCACCACCCCCGGTGGTACCGCCGGTTTCGGCACCTTCGTCTACCGCCCCGCCCCGCTGCTGTCCGGCATCAGCACCACCAGCACCCCCTATGGAGGGGCAGGACCCGCGATGGGTCCGGTCAACGGCGGAGGCACCGCGGTCATCACCGGAGTCAACCTCTCGGGCGCCATGGCCGTGCGCTTCGGCTCCCGTCAGGCCGTCATCCAGTCCGTCACCGACACCGCGATCACCGTCACGGTCCCCAGCGCCTCCGCCCCCGGCCCCGTACCGGTCACCGTCGTCACACCCGGCGGAACCGCAGGCGGTCTCACCTTCACCTACGTAGCCGGACCCACCGTGTCCGGTGCGGTCCCCACCACCGGACGCACCGCCGGAGGCACCGAAGTCACCCTCACGGGCACCGGCCTGGCCACCACGGACCAGGTCACCTTCGACGGCGTCGTCGCTCCCTTCACCGTCGTCTCCGACACCACGGTCACCGCCATCGCCCCGCCCCACCCCGCCGCCGACAACATCACCATCACGGTCACCACCCTCGGCGGCACCACCTCCTGGAGCGGCTTCAGCTACCAGGACCCCACCATCTGA
- a CDS encoding extracellular solute-binding protein, whose protein sequence is MSHPSRRGVLRLTAGTALLGSFALAGCGRGSDNAATAATAKPVDNSPAKGTVNVWAAQGDANVLDKVVKPFKAANPKLTVKFTLIPNAEYYTKLQSAIAAGKGPDVAQFFPESQAQFLDPSILRPVPKGLVDPSAFFTSLWDAGVMKNVAYTVPWYAYTYALVYRSDLAKKAGVKAPTTWDDVVPFFKALQRAGAGHGLGADIGWDVFNGQDVVMYAWQAGGSPLSSGGKWTLDTPAMVDAIKYNASFFTSGIADTSGPTFLDAQPYFVSGKTACMITGPWVIGQFDAVAKKTGWTASNVATAPLPAGSSGSVSFSAGGSWGVLADSGNADAAWKLIRYISKPSTQVAQYKAYSSLPAVASAWANPAIAGQPLLDAFLSQLKNTRAFPQVGTWQQVATRLGKEMEAVAKGKGTAAKAAANVQAYAESLGTGKG, encoded by the coding sequence GTGTCCCACCCCTCCAGACGCGGTGTCCTACGGCTGACCGCCGGCACAGCTCTCCTCGGCAGCTTCGCCCTGGCAGGCTGCGGTCGCGGCAGTGACAACGCTGCGACCGCCGCCACCGCCAAGCCCGTCGACAACTCCCCGGCCAAGGGAACCGTCAACGTCTGGGCCGCCCAGGGCGATGCCAACGTGCTCGACAAGGTCGTCAAGCCCTTCAAGGCCGCCAATCCCAAGCTCACGGTGAAGTTCACGCTGATCCCGAACGCCGAGTACTACACCAAGCTCCAGTCGGCTATCGCGGCGGGCAAGGGGCCCGATGTCGCCCAGTTCTTCCCCGAGTCGCAGGCGCAGTTCCTCGATCCGTCCATCCTGCGGCCCGTCCCGAAGGGCCTCGTCGACCCGTCCGCCTTCTTCACGAGCCTGTGGGACGCCGGTGTGATGAAGAACGTCGCCTACACGGTGCCCTGGTACGCCTACACCTACGCGCTCGTCTACCGCTCCGACCTCGCCAAGAAGGCAGGTGTCAAGGCGCCGACGACATGGGACGACGTGGTGCCGTTCTTCAAGGCGTTGCAGCGCGCCGGCGCCGGGCACGGGCTCGGGGCGGACATCGGCTGGGACGTCTTCAACGGCCAGGACGTCGTGATGTACGCCTGGCAGGCGGGCGGCTCGCCGCTCTCCTCCGGCGGAAAGTGGACGCTCGACACGCCGGCGATGGTCGACGCGATCAAGTACAACGCGTCGTTCTTCACCTCGGGCATCGCCGACACCAGCGGGCCCACGTTCCTCGACGCGCAGCCGTACTTCGTCTCGGGCAAGACCGCCTGCATGATCACGGGCCCGTGGGTCATCGGCCAGTTCGACGCGGTCGCGAAGAAGACCGGCTGGACGGCCTCCAACGTCGCCACCGCACCCCTGCCGGCCGGATCGTCGGGCAGTGTCTCCTTCTCCGCCGGAGGCAGCTGGGGCGTGCTCGCCGACAGCGGCAACGCGGACGCGGCCTGGAAGCTCATCCGGTACATCTCCAAGCCGAGCACCCAGGTCGCGCAGTACAAGGCGTACAGCTCGCTGCCGGCCGTCGCCTCCGCCTGGGCCAACCCGGCCATCGCGGGCCAGCCGCTGCTGGACGCCTTCCTCTCGCAGCTGAAGAACACCCGGGCGTTCCCGCAGGTGGGCACCTGGCAGCAGGTCGCCACCCGGCTGGGCAAGGAGATGGAAGCCGTGGCCAAGGGCAAGGGGACCGCCGCGAAGGCCGCTGCCAACGTCCAGGCGTACGCCGAAAGTCTCGGCACGGGCAAGGGGTGA
- a CDS encoding carbohydrate ABC transporter permease produces the protein MTATIGPTTPRGARRPRGARRTAVAWLFLAPFALVFLLYTAIPTVAALGFSLTDLRGTDLRHPLAVNFTGIQNYLRLLEDPSFLRDMLNTVLFVAVGVPLTMGIGFALALVLNSGIRRLRGTFRTVFFAPVVTNVVAVAMIWQYAFNANGTVNKVLGAVGFAGPNWLDDTHLAMPVVIALGVWRNFGIAMVLFLAGLQAVPHDVYEAASLDGAGRWRQLRHITLPLLMPTTLMVSVLLTVFYLQVFDEPYLLTDGGPLGSTESVALYTYHQFGVGEFGVSSAASFVMLLLVTLVSIVQFRMLRPRT, from the coding sequence ATGACCGCCACCATCGGGCCGACGACACCGCGCGGTGCGCGTCGGCCCCGGGGCGCCCGGCGGACGGCTGTCGCCTGGCTGTTCCTCGCACCGTTCGCCCTGGTGTTCCTCCTCTACACGGCGATACCCACCGTCGCCGCGCTCGGGTTCAGCCTCACCGATCTGCGCGGCACGGACCTGCGGCATCCGCTCGCCGTCAACTTCACCGGAATCCAGAACTACCTCCGGCTGCTGGAGGACCCGAGCTTCCTGCGGGACATGCTCAACACCGTCCTGTTCGTGGCCGTCGGTGTGCCGTTGACGATGGGGATCGGGTTCGCGCTCGCCCTCGTGCTCAACTCCGGCATCCGGCGGCTGCGCGGCACCTTCCGTACCGTCTTCTTCGCACCGGTCGTCACGAACGTCGTGGCCGTCGCCATGATCTGGCAGTACGCCTTCAACGCCAACGGCACCGTCAACAAGGTGCTCGGTGCCGTCGGTTTCGCCGGGCCGAACTGGCTGGACGACACCCACCTGGCCATGCCCGTGGTCATCGCCCTCGGTGTCTGGCGCAACTTCGGCATCGCGATGGTGCTGTTCCTCGCCGGTCTGCAGGCGGTGCCGCACGACGTGTACGAGGCCGCCTCCCTCGACGGGGCCGGCCGGTGGCGGCAGCTCAGGCACATCACCCTGCCGTTGCTGATGCCGACCACGCTGATGGTGTCGGTGCTGCTGACCGTCTTCTACCTCCAGGTGTTCGACGAGCCGTATCTGCTCACCGACGGTGGCCCGCTGGGTTCCACCGAGTCGGTGGCGCTGTACACCTACCACCAGTTCGGCGTCGGCGAGTTCGGCGTGTCCTCGGCGGCGTCCTTCGTGATGCTCCTGCTCGTGACGTTGGTGAGCATCGTCCAGTTCCGAATGCTGAGGCCTCGCACATGA
- a CDS encoding carbohydrate ABC transporter permease — protein MTGERTHMRRRSVARPLLYGALVLCALLTMLPFVWVTSGSLRSLDEIRSDPGAWLPQHVTLDNFVRLFQTEGFGRFLVNSIVVAVIVVAGNIVAASAAGYALAKLDFAGKRIAFGAVMAAMMVPFTTVFVTQFVITVDLGFADTLTGIALPSMALPLSVFIMRQYALSVPDELLEAARIDGAGEFRIFFRIFLPLAGPAVATITIMSFLYSWNNFIWPLIVAQSTSSYTLPVGLAATSQAAAHVTDYGLMLAGAIVVMLPVLVLFLFLQRYFVQGVSGTGMR, from the coding sequence ATGACAGGCGAACGGACGCACATGCGCCGCCGGTCCGTCGCCCGTCCCCTGCTGTACGGCGCGCTCGTGCTGTGCGCGCTGCTCACGATGCTGCCGTTCGTCTGGGTGACCAGCGGGTCGCTGCGCAGCCTTGACGAGATCCGCTCCGACCCCGGCGCCTGGCTTCCGCAGCACGTCACCCTCGACAACTTCGTACGGCTGTTCCAGACCGAGGGCTTCGGCCGGTTCCTGGTCAACAGCATCGTGGTCGCGGTCATCGTCGTCGCAGGCAACATCGTGGCGGCGTCGGCCGCGGGTTACGCGCTCGCCAAGCTGGACTTCGCGGGCAAGCGGATCGCGTTCGGCGCGGTCATGGCGGCGATGATGGTGCCGTTCACCACGGTGTTCGTGACTCAGTTCGTGATCACCGTCGACCTGGGGTTCGCGGACACCCTCACGGGTATCGCGCTGCCCTCCATGGCCCTGCCGCTGTCCGTGTTCATCATGCGGCAGTACGCCCTGTCGGTCCCCGACGAACTGCTGGAGGCGGCCCGGATCGACGGGGCGGGCGAGTTCCGGATCTTCTTCCGGATCTTCCTGCCGCTGGCGGGCCCCGCCGTCGCGACGATCACGATCATGTCGTTCCTCTACTCGTGGAACAACTTCATCTGGCCGCTCATCGTCGCCCAGAGCACCTCCAGCTACACGCTGCCGGTGGGCCTCGCCGCCACCAGCCAGGCCGCCGCGCACGTCACCGACTACGGCCTGATGCTCGCCGGCGCGATCGTCGTGATGCTGCCGGTCCTCGTCCTCTTCCTGTTCCTGCAGCGCTACTTCGTGCAGGGCGTCTCCGGAACGGGAATGCGGTGA
- a CDS encoding carboxylesterase family protein: MTAVDVVDVVAAPAGTIIGRRTGGVRRFLGIPFAEAPVGARRFAAPMPRGRFTQPYDASRHGATSQCVPLFATTTIPEPSVPGDDVLNLGVVAPANGVSCPVLVWIHGGGFLAGSPASPWYDGRAFARDGVVTVTPGYRLGVDGFAPLDGVPPNLGLRDLLLALDWVRENIAAFGGDPGRVTVAGQSAGGGAVLALLSSPLGSGRFHRAVSVSGGFFEVGADAARSFAGRLGDRLGVPPTRDGFGGLTVESVSQGVRLLRSERGDDGPPVLGPVVGDDVLPVPVAEGLAVQGHGVPLLLGATGDEFDGGARGSHNAAARAAGTRVTDILLRAACPRAAASRRDAGAGTWLYSFEWPSPVLGGAVHCADIPFFFDVLDAPGTAEALGTRPPAELATSMHADLAAFVHGRSPAWEPATGRLGDPTREYGRPGATSAADTTGVFDPVVATGSVSAEAC, from the coding sequence GTGACCGCGGTGGATGTGGTGGACGTGGTGGCGGCTCCCGCGGGTACGATCATCGGCCGCCGTACCGGCGGAGTACGGCGTTTCCTCGGCATCCCGTTCGCCGAAGCACCCGTGGGTGCGCGGCGGTTCGCGGCGCCGATGCCACGCGGCCGGTTCACGCAGCCGTACGACGCGTCCCGGCACGGTGCCACCTCGCAGTGCGTGCCGCTGTTCGCCACGACCACCATTCCGGAGCCGTCGGTGCCGGGCGACGACGTACTGAACCTGGGTGTGGTCGCCCCCGCGAACGGTGTGTCATGCCCGGTGCTGGTGTGGATCCACGGCGGCGGCTTCCTCGCGGGCAGTCCGGCCAGTCCGTGGTACGACGGCCGCGCCTTCGCCCGCGACGGAGTCGTCACCGTGACGCCCGGCTACCGGCTCGGCGTCGACGGGTTCGCCCCGCTGGACGGCGTACCCCCGAATCTCGGGCTGCGCGACCTGCTGCTCGCGCTCGACTGGGTGCGGGAGAACATCGCGGCTTTCGGCGGTGATCCGGGCCGGGTCACCGTCGCCGGCCAGTCGGCGGGAGGCGGGGCGGTGCTCGCGCTGCTCTCCTCGCCCCTCGGCAGTGGTCGCTTCCACCGAGCGGTCAGTGTGTCCGGCGGCTTCTTCGAGGTGGGCGCGGACGCCGCGCGCTCCTTCGCCGGGCGGCTCGGTGACCGGCTCGGCGTGCCGCCGACGCGCGACGGCTTCGGCGGCCTCACGGTGGAAAGCGTGTCGCAGGGCGTCCGTCTGCTGCGGAGCGAACGTGGCGATGACGGCCCGCCCGTGCTCGGTCCGGTCGTCGGCGACGACGTCCTTCCGGTGCCCGTCGCCGAGGGACTGGCCGTGCAGGGGCACGGCGTACCGCTGCTGCTCGGCGCGACGGGCGACGAGTTCGACGGCGGCGCCCGGGGCAGCCACAACGCCGCCGCTCGCGCGGCGGGCACCCGTGTGACGGACATCCTGCTCCGCGCCGCCTGTCCGCGCGCGGCGGCCTCGCGTCGCGACGCCGGCGCCGGCACCTGGCTGTACTCCTTCGAATGGCCCTCACCCGTACTCGGTGGAGCCGTGCACTGCGCCGACATCCCGTTCTTCTTCGATGTACTCGACGCGCCCGGTACCGCCGAGGCCCTCGGAACGCGGCCGCCCGCGGAGCTCGCCACGTCCATGCACGCCGACCTGGCCGCGTTCGTCCACGGCCGGTCGCCGGCCTGGGAGCCGGCGACCGGGAGGCTCGGCGACCCCACTCGCGAGTACGGCAGGCCCGGGGCTACGTCTGCGGCCGACACCACAGGTGTGTTCGACCCGGTGGTGGCGACGGGGTCCGTCTCGGCGGAGGCGTGCTGA